CAGCGGCCTGATCATCAGCGCTCTGGATCACGTCCGCGAATGAAATGCCGTGAGCCGAATGTAGACCTGCATTATCTTGATCCGCGTTTGGTGGCGTTGTATGACACCGATAACCCGCACGGTGCCGACACCGATTTTTACCTTAGGCTCGCGTCGAAAATCGGCGCTCAGCGAATCATTGATCTGGGCTGCGGTACCGGCCTCCTGACCCGCCAATTGGCAGTGAGTGATTGGTGGGTTGTTGGAGTAGACCCGGCTCCCGCTATGCTCGCCTTTGCCCGCCAGCAGCCACAGGCCGAACGGGTGGAATGGAGAGAGGGAGATTCCCGCGTTCTCGGCACACCACAAGCCGATTTGGCCCTCATGACCGGCAACGTCGCTCAAGTTTTTCTTGAAGATGATGACTGGGCGGCGGCGCTCAGCGACCTGCATGTGGCGCTTGCCGTTGGCGGGGTGCTGGCTTTCGAGAGCCGCAATCCAGAGCGCCGCGAGTG
The DNA window shown above is from Deinococcus detaillensis and carries:
- a CDS encoding class I SAM-dependent methyltransferase — protein: MKCREPNVDLHYLDPRLVALYDTDNPHGADTDFYLRLASKIGAQRIIDLGCGTGLLTRQLAVSDWWVVGVDPAPAMLAFARQQPQAERVEWREGDSRVLGTPQADLALMTGNVAQVFLEDDDWAAALSDLHVALAVGGVLAFESRNPERREWETWHRDATFERLNTPDGPLETWLDVTHASQGRVSMLGHNVFTETGEDLVVGSELRFRSHEELITSLTDVGFGIEHIYGDWLGGPVTPTSPIMVFVARRLDRR